From Candidatus Nanopelagicales bacterium, a single genomic window includes:
- a CDS encoding HU family DNA-binding protein yields MNKAELIEEVALQLDLSKRQVAEVVEAFLDETKKAVAGGDRVAISGFGIFERAERNARLGRNPRTGETVKIKATKLPKFRAAAEFKATVAGSKKAAPAKKAAKKAVAKKAVKKAAPAKKAVAKKAPAKKAVKRTGRR; encoded by the coding sequence CTGATTGAAGAAGTAGCACTGCAGCTCGACCTGAGCAAGCGCCAGGTTGCTGAAGTTGTAGAGGCTTTCCTCGACGAGACCAAGAAGGCTGTTGCTGGCGGCGATCGTGTTGCTATCAGCGGCTTCGGCATCTTCGAGCGCGCAGAGCGCAACGCTCGCTTGGGTCGTAACCCACGCACCGGCGAAACCGTGAAGATCAAGGCAACCAAGCTTCCTAAGTTCCGCGCAGCTGCTGAGTTCAAGGCAACTGTTGCTGGCTCAAAGAAGGCTGCACCAGCAAAGAAGGCAGCAAAGAAGGCTGTTGCTAAGAAGGCAGTGAAGAAGGCTGCACCAGCAAAGAAGGCAGTAGCAAAGAAGGCTCCTGCTAAGAAGGCTGTAAAGCGCACTGGCCGTCGCTAG